The genomic stretch TGACCAACTCGAAACAAAGCAATAAACCAGTTAATGCTCAAATAGCTGAATAACCTTGGACAAAATGGTAAACAGGAAAGAAGTTTGTCCTTGGAGGTAACAGTGGATATACTGTTAACTTTTAGACAAAAATGTTAACCTTGGTCAGCTCTTGGTTGACATTACATTTATTGGGTTCATATTATTCACTATCACACTCAAATGCTCCcgattgttcaaataatgtaaAACTACACTTCATCTGATATTTAAGTTGTCACCTCAGTATGAGATAACTGTTTCTGGTTCTTTATTTATTTCCAGTGACAGCAGTTTTACAGTGAGTCAGCAATACACAAAACATCAGTAGAACGTAGCAATATCACAGATTATAGAAAATCCAATGTAATCTGCCTTTGATTTGTCTTTAAATCGCTGGCaatttaatatttgaacaaaatgtccCTGATACCTCATTCTTTTACATTCACTAAATTCTCACAACAGCAAATACACATTTTGTTATCCTAAAGTTGAGATACATCAACAGGCTGCTGGTGTGGAAAACTTCATAGAATATGTACACTTTTCTTCCTCAGAAACTTTGACTATTTTGTCCGTGAGGCCGCATATAAATGTAATCTGAAAGATACCAAAGACAGCATGtggtaaacatttataaatatatgtaacagCTATCAGGTCCAACCCTTACCATGACACGATTggttctggtcctttgggaccagtgaagatcatgatcagactgcacatccatgcagtctgatcatgatctgcactattcgcttttcagtcagtagctttctggtaatcaccccttttaacagctaatggtactgtccaaattataAGATTGACAattacaagttcattatagaaatttagtgtGGTAAGGGCTAAATGTTTCTCTACTGACAAAATAGGCAaacagtcaggatccatgctgttcgctaaccatttctttaattgcaatagactttgaaagtgaacagtatggatcctgaccagactgcgcggatgcgcaggctggtctggatccatgctggtcgcaaagccactatattggttttctcatggcgcggctcaaataaaaaCTACAATGTTGTAATACTGCAAGTACCATGAAAGCATTAGATGTTGTCACTTGTGGGAAGGAAATTCTTTGGTTTGGTCCAAAGCAGTTATAGATGAATTTACACTTGACCCTTTCCTTAGTAATGGAAGTAAAATTTGGTGCATgtgcactctacgtagggcaaaaagacatgtgAGCCTGTATCATAATATCATGAGTATATGAATTCAAATTTTGGATATTTAATTAATGGACGTTTTACTTAATCTTTGGGCTTTAATTTTGTGGACTAGGTCCAccaaaaaatttatgaaaattatatcttaatgaatttgataaatTGCTTACATGTAACAATTAATTCTGTCTTCAGTAGTTCTGTTTGAATGAAAAATTACAACTGCAGTTTTTGGGGACAAGTCCAGGAAAAcattataatgataaaaacatGCCAATCAAGGCAGTATATCACATCAAGTCTGACTCAATATCACACATCAAGGgtaatgtaattttgaaaatctGTTTCCTATCCATATTTGGAAGTGTTAGGAAAGTTTAGAATTAACTAGATGTTTTAcagatacaaacttgcacaattTCATATCcaacaatatttgtaaaatgaacgTGGATCGCATATCAAAATAAGTGCAAAAAGCAGGAGAAAAATCAAGCTAAACTAAttgatgttttaaaaaacaaacaattttttgttttgggtttaacgccgtttttcaacattatttcagtcatgtaacagcgggcagttaacctaaccagtgttcctggattctgtaccagtacaaacctgttttctgcaagtaactgccaacttcctcacatgaatcagaggtggaggactaatgtttccagacacaatgtcatttatcaaatagtcacagcgaacatatgccccgcccgaggactgaactcacgaccccgcgatccatagacctggaacactcttacctactgagctaagcaggcgggtacTGTTTTAACAAAATAGCCATTAAATAACATGAAACTTAGTCCCATTGCCCATAGAAATAGAGAGACAAAACCTCAATGAAAAGTCGTTTATTCTCATACCACATTTAAAACTGGTCTATGTATTTTCTTTTGAGAATTATAGTTATATTGTTTGTGTTTTCGTTTGTTgttaggtttaacatcacacatacacaatcataggtcatatggtgaccaAAAGAGGAACAGGACCTTAGGTGCCACTCCAGGCATTATTGCAGGTATCAgtggggcacctgggtagaaccactgaccttccgtaagccagatggatggcttcctcacatgaaagactTCTACACCCTAAGCGAGGACTTGAACCAACAGTCATGAGAGGAAAATGTCCTGAACCACTCAACACACCGACCCTTTAATATTATTCTGTAAATATTTGAAAAGCTTACCACAGTATTTCTATGTTTACCCATAGGACACCTAGATGCGTCCCCCTTGTCCATCTTCAACACAAAATGACCAGGTAATCTTATTTTCCATACGGGCGTTTTTCCTGTAATACCATAAACATGACAACTATCAATTCTACTCTCTATGTATCCTCTTTCCATGATACATTTAATATAACTCTTTAATTGAATATGTCTTTAGTGTCTCAAATAGTTTGACTGactaattcaaaaatggggtcagctagagttatggttctttgacaatgcacttcctctcactgacctctatcaatatgtaaagtatcaagtcagtctctttcatagttttggacttaggctcCGGACAAGCTTTTcacaaaaagggaggtaattaaaaatgggaccacctagagttccttatcactgcacttcctctcaatgagctctatcaGTGTGATAAGTTATAAGTTAGTACCTtcaatacttttggagttatgctcagACAAGAAGtgtgatggatggacagacggacagacaaaataGTGACTATATGCTTTCCCCTTTGGACAGCATAAGGAGGATAAAATGCTAGAATCTTTAAAGGTAAGAAAAAATTGCTTGTGGAAAACCCAGAATAACAAAGTTAAATAGAAGAACTGACAGTGTGATTAATTTTCTGTCTAAATCATGGAGCAAAGCCACTATTAAGTGTAAGACATGTCTATCTCACCCTAAAATGCAATCTGGTTCTTTCATTTAAGAGTTGcacataaattacataaaattacaagcaaaatcaattatttcttttaaattaattaaatagaCTTCTGCAATATGTATAAAGATACCCCTCTGGCTATACTTGTAAAATTTACAGCTGgaaaatcaaatttcataaaagttaGACAATCAGGTTTCaacatatattgttaaaaatagcACTTAAAGTGTTGTTATTTCTATCTCATCTGACAGACTTTGTTTTCAGTTAGTTATAAACAAAATGCTACACTCAAAAAGCAAAATTATCTGTCTTTTAAAATTACCCTATTGTGAAAAATGTCTGTTTCTCATAAATTTTGCAGGTGAAATCAAAGTATATTTGTAAGATGTCTACAATGAATGCCaatgaaaactttaaagaaaaagccAGAACAAAATGGGCAGGAACACAAATCATAgcaaaaatgtaatgaaaatttactaaccCAGATCTATTGCTGCTGAGGGGAATGCCTGTTGACTAACAGATTTGAATGGACACAGTTTGTACTTGTATTCATGAGCGTCATATTCATAGCACTCTGTTGACAGTTTATAGAACACACCTTGTGGTCCATATTgctgaagaaaaaatataaagtcTGTGAGCATTTTATAGAACACACCTTGTGGTCCATATTGCTGAAGGAAAATGTAACTTCTGTGAACATTTTGTAGGACACATATTCTTGTCCATATTGCTGAAAGAAAACTATAAGTTCTGTGAACATTTAACAGATCACACCTTGTAGTCCATATTAAATTGCTGAAAAAAACTTTCTGAACACTTTTTAGAGTGCATCTGGTAGTTCATATTTCTGAATGTAAGGTTTAACTTCTGTGAGCAGTTCATAGAGTGTATCTTTTGGCAAATGTTGCTATAAGAGATCAATCTTCATAGCATGGTTTATAGATAACACCTAGTGGTCCATACTGCTGCAAGAACAATACAAATTTGGTAGACAGTCCATAGCTCACATTGCCACAAGAGTAATTTATGTGAACAGTTGATAAAAACACTGTGTGGCACATAATTTGCAAGAATAATGTTACTTTTGTGGAAAGTTTCTAGAAGACACACTGTGACACGTACATATTGCTGCAAGAATAATATAACTTTGAGTGTGGGAGGAGGGGACATGCTAGAAAACACCCTATTgctttaagaaaaaataatgtttggtGAACAGTTCACAGAAGTGACAGAACATACCCTTTATcagatatcttaaaaatataattttctgagTACTTCAACAGTGCTAAGAGAAAGCCTGTAAGAGCCCGCCTCTGACCAATTTACTTCACACATCAGTTGTAACATATTAAAAACCATATATATAACAGCAAATCTTGCCAGAAAAAAAGGCATGTGTCTACCTTTTTGGCCTGAACTGAAGAAAGGacaaataaagtttaaagaatATCAAATAACAGTTACAGATGTTATTTCTGCTAGTCccaatatatgtatttaaaacaaacattaatttaGCTATCTGCTGGGTCAACAAAAGCTGAGCAAATTCATACCTCAGACTTTGAGATTCTACGACCCTTTTCTATATATGCTAGTTTCAGCTTCTTCCCAAGTGCTCGTATTTTGTCATCTTCTTCGCTCAGTTTCAGGACAGCCTGACAATCATCTTTACAAGGTGCATGCTGTAAACTGCTCTTCATCCTCTTGTCTGTGAAATAAGACAGATTCATTGTACTAAGATAAGCACAGTGTTAGAAAcatagatatacatgtacttacttgCTCATGAGAAAAGTTGAAAATTAGCAAACGCTGATTACACTGCTCTATAACATTAAATCTTATGCAAGTGAAAATCTGTTGATAAATGAACACTTTAGAGTTGAATGTCTAGTATATCTGAGAGATTCTCAAATGTGTATGACTTCAAAGAATTTGTATGTAATACTTAAATGGGGCAAACTGGGGTCAATATGGGCAAGTTAACATTAAGTTAACTCTGGGAACACTGTTATTCAATGTTTATGATCTTTGCAGACTTACCCTCTGTTAACATTGTGACTGTGTTTATCACAACCAACTACACGTAAggttagccttactcatttggcttatcgggataaCTTGTTTTATGATCCgaaattttattgttgtcatccctctaacgtgacagtgacagtcaaaagttatcacccTGTCCCAAAACATCCTATTATCTGGACTAATGTAAGATGTACTCCTCTGATAACACTGACACTCTGTGTTTATCACAAACAACTACAAAAAATGTATCCTGTAAAACTGCCCCTAAGGtcattgatatttttgtatgttATACAGAACAACTTATCTGTTGTGTCCCTAAAAACTACAATATTATACCTTTATCACCAGCAACTCATGTGTAAAAGAAAACCTGAGAAACTGACACTATTTGTTTATCACCAGCAACTCATGTGTAAAAGAAAACCTGAGAAACTGACACTATATGTTTATCACCAGCAACTCATGTGTAAAAGAAAACCTGAGAAACTGACACTATATGTTTATCACCAGCAACTCATGTGTAAAAGAAAACCTGAGAAACTGACACTATATGTTTATCACCAGCAACTCATGTGTAAAAGAAAACCTGAGAAACTGACACTATATGTTTATCACCAGCAACTCATGTGTAAAAGAAAACCTGAGAAACTGACACTATATGTTTATCACCAGCAACTATCTGCAACAGGTAACCTGAGAACACTGATACATACTATATGTTTATCACCAGCAACTTGTTTGTAATAGGTTATACCTGAGAGCACTGACATTTATATGTTTATCATCAGTAACTTATCTGTAATAGGTGTACCTGAGATCACTCATACTATTATATGTTTATCACCAGAAACCTATCTGTAATAGGTTATACCTGAGAACACTGATACTGTATGTTTATCACCCATAGATTACCTGTCAGATGAACCCCTGAGAACACTGATACTGTATGTTTATCAACCATGAATTACCTGTCAGGTGAACCCCTGAGAATACTGATACTGTATGTTTATCACCCATAGATTACCTGTCAGGTGAACCCCTGAGAAAACTGATACTGTATGTTTATCAACCATAGATTACCTGTCAGGTGAACCCCTGAGAATACTGATATGCCTCCCCATTCATCACTACCATCACAGCAGTCACATACACCATCATTGACCCTTGACCCTAGTATATGCTGTGGTTCTATATCTGGGTtttgaaatgtacagtaaaacctaaaataaacaaatgtaacaatataaTGTTGGCATATTTACAACTGTTAGGTACATAGTTAAGACCTAAGGAAGAAATCTAGCAGCAGTAAACCATCagactaataagctttgataatgtggcagttgagtccaataagtccaggggtgttcaaagataatccatcacagatctattgtaaagaaattattggatttacctgtattgaaaaataaacggtgtcgattgtattgaggtcaactgccacattatcaaagtttattagtatcttACTAACTTATCCAGctaatgtttacaaataaagcTGCAGTTAACCACTCTTAATAatgttaatttttgaaaattatctgACTATCTTGTCAGGCAAATCTATAAAATAACCATTTGACTGATTTGTAAGCACAGAACATAACCAAGTAGAATTACAGgtttttgactgagtctgttgaTGAGTGGTAATCATAATGCAAGGTAATGCACCATTCACACCTTCTTGCACCAGCTTAAGAGGAAAAGTATTTTTCCTTTTTAGTGACCATTGTACATATACTGTTTTTATTTAAAGCTCTAGGAATTCTTGGAAATGTCTGTGGTTCTAATGTCCACTGAAGACAATAAGTAAGTACTACATGTATACCTTGATTCTGGGCAAGCTGAGGTCCCAGGTTCATCACTACCATCATCACAGTCACAGTAATCATCATTAACTGAGGAGAACGGTATCACCTTCTGTAAAATATATGTCAGTGCCATTGGaatacaacaaaactttgaaatacaACTTTTTCAGGaaacacaaaaaaactttttttttttaactggcataatgtggctgccacatttttgttgTGAAACTAAAATATGCCTATTTCTTGTTATACCCTATTTTCAATATattgttttctcaaatatttgcCAAAGGTCTGAATACTGATTAACACAGAAGAAAATATCATTGAATCCATTCTTtatgattacttccctttatggcCCTAACCATATTAGTTCATGTGCAATGATGCAAGTTGtgattttctaaccatgtaattttGCATAACATCTCTTCCGATAACTgcttcatctgtttttaacataaaattaaaagccttatggaactatTTAATGATCCAGAAATACACATAAagcaaataaaatgaatatttgaaataacattaaagaaatatttatctgTGCACATTTTCCCACTGAGCATACATCTTTTTCAACCATCAATAGCTTGGAACAATTACAGTTCCTATTTCTTGCCTTTGCAACAGGATACCttattacaatattttgatattattgctATCTTATGgtattatatgtaaaatattacaaaaatatatactcCTTATTTGCACTCTTGTCACACTGACGTTGGCGTCCTTACTGACGTAACATAGCTTGCATTGTACACTGTCATTTCTGATGAGTGCATAAAAGTCAAAACCAGTCTTGGCAATTTCTAATATGGCATTAGAcactgaaatatttcattatttgaaaatgtcaggAAGACAATTTCTGGCTAAGatgataaaaattgaattacAGATTTAATTTTTCTATAATATCTAACACATGTTGTTTAACAGATAGTAATACTAACCTTTGACTGAACACACTGAAAATTTCCACTCGAATCAGCTTTATAGGTCTCAACTTGTGATATGTGAGTGCCTCTTACAAGTTCTAGAATTTCATTCTTATTTCTATGCTTGTCTTCCAGTTTATCAACTTTGtctttttgtttatcttttacaTAAACAACATTAGACTCTGGTGGAAACTCATCTAAAACCTTTGCACTCTGTTTAGACTGATACTTTGAATCATGTCTACTTGTAAAATTGAGTACTTTGAATGAGAGTAGTTGGAAGCATAAGAATATAGTTCCAGTCACTGCAACCAGTGATAGAATTCTGTACTTCCTTCTTACAAGGTGCAGGTTCATTGTTTACTGTTTACTGTAGAACTTTCGTCATTGCTGAAATCAGAAATCAAACCATTTACATAACATAACTAGAAATTGTGTCCATCCTCTATTATGTCTttaattatagcaaaaaactatcaaagggccataactgcagtaaaaatattcgcagaaaaaatccttcctttatggtcatctgcacatcaagcttgttcatctctgtgcaagtttgaagcaaatcaggatAACAGTGTTGGAGGGACAGACATATGGCAAGTATGGATGGATGGACGTAATGACAGCAGCAACGCTACATGCCCCCTAGATAAATGtatggggggcataaaaaaatgtcTAATGGTATAAATGATGTAAACACAGAAGCATTTAATTCATCATgtgttcagttttgttttttcttgtaccAGAACGAAACACTGGATTTATGtgttaaatgtctttttttccaaataatgttTTCTGCATGTATAATGTAGTT from Mercenaria mercenaria strain notata chromosome 16, MADL_Memer_1, whole genome shotgun sequence encodes the following:
- the LOC123541026 gene encoding glucosidase 2 subunit beta-like; amino-acid sequence: MNLHLVRRKYRILSLVAVTGTIFLCFQLLSFKVLNFTSRHDSKYQSKQSAKVLDEFPPESNVVYVKDKQKDKVDKLEDKHRNKNEILELVRGTHISQVETYKADSSGNFQCVQSKKVIPFSSVNDDYCDCDDGSDEPGTSACPESRFYCTFQNPDIEPQHILGSRVNDGVCDCCDGSDEWGGISVFSGVHLTDKRMKSSLQHAPCKDDCQAVLKLSEEDDKIRALGKKLKLAYIEKGRRISKSEQYGPQGVFYKLSTECYEYDAHEYKYKLCPFKSVSQQAFPSAAIDLGKTPVWKIRLPGHFVLKMDKGDASRCPMGKHRNTVITFICGLTDKIVKVSEEEKCTYSMKFSTPAAC